The DNA region ACAGGGTGCTTGTGTTCATGATGGCTCCTGGTTGAAAAACCGAAGCCTGAGGGTGTCAGCGATAGACAGGTCAAGCACAGCCCATAGGCATCGCTCCATAGAATTCAAAGGGGCCAGGCTCGAATTGTTAGCAGCAGCCAAGACATTGCGTTCATTCAAATCAAATGGAGCAGCGTCGAAATATTTCCAGTACGACCTGCTGCCAAAGCTGACGTTTGCAGGAGTGGTATTGTTGACATCCGCAATCGGCTATACAACAATGATTTCCCGATACGGCGCCCCGCCGTCCCGTCCGACGACGGGATGCCCCTCGAGATGTGACGAGGAGTAGTCATGAAAAAACTCAGCGTTCCCCAGCCGTTTTCCAGTGAATCGTTTTCCTCCCGCTTTCTGACTGCGAGGGCGATGGCATTTACGCTGGCGCCGGCCGAGTCCGAGCTTGAGGGCTGTTCCGGCCATCGTGATTCTTACGAGCACTTTGGCCCCGGACCATTCGTAAACCTGCGCGATGACAAAGGCAGCGAGATGATCTGCCGCACGAGCGGAGTGGCCCGCATGACGCTGAACGAATGGGCCAACAAACTCACCTGAGTTTCGATGGCCCGTTAACGCAAGATCAAGACAAGGAGATCACCATGCTTGATATCAACCACATTATTAATGAACAGGCGAATGGCCGCCTTGATCCTGAAGGCCATATGTACGATCTTGAACATTGGTCTCCGCTCCTTGCCAAGCAACTGGCGCTTGACGAGGGGATTGGGGAACTCACCGAGGCGCATTGGCACGTGATCTATGCGTTGCGAAACCTGTATCGCGAACAGGGACGTGCGGAGAATGCGCGCATCGTCATGCAGATGCTGGCGCAGGATTTTGTGGATGAAGGCGGACGTCGCTACCTTTACGAGCTGTTCCCGAAAGGGCCTGTCAGCCAGGGTTCGCGTCTGGCGGGTGTGCCCGTTCCCCAGTATGCGAGCGATCCCTCGTTCGGCTGGGCGAGCTGAGTACGCTACGCAGCTTTGATTTGCTACAGCAGTTTCCCGCAACGCAAGGAGAAGATCATGAACACTGCAGATATGTTGATCTACGTGCATCCCACGCTGGATGCGAAAAGCAGGAGTGCGCTGGAAAGAATTGTGGAGGGGCGTCTCGGCGTCGATTGCGCACAGTTCAATTCTCACACGCATCATCATGCAATGATGGTCAGGTATGATCCGGACGCGATTCAGGGCATGCAGATATTGAACATGGTACGCAATGCCGATCCTGCGGCGGCGATAGTGGGGCTTTAGTTTCGGCAGACAATGCGGTTGCCGATTGGACGGCCAGATAAACTGTCAAACAGCCGCTCAATCTTCAACCCGGGTTGCCCCGCAACACTTCTTGTATTTTCTGCCGCTGCCGCAAGGGCAAGGTGCATTGCGGCTTATTTTTTGAGTTTCATTGTCAGCGGTTTTGCCCCTGGCGCTGTCTGCCGCACGGCGTTGCGGCGCCCAGAATTTGTATACCCAACCGATGCTGGCCGGGATCTGTCTGGATAGCTCTTCGCGCTGCGCCGGCGTTTGTACCAGTGCTTCTTCGGCCTCGGTGATCTCCGCCGCACCCAGCAGGTAGATCGGCCGCAATGCCACCGGACCGTGTCTGGATTCGAACAGGGCCTTCCATTTGTCGCGCTGCATGTCGATGCCGGTCATGAATCCGTGCGCCCACATCTCGCCGTCCATGTATTCGTGTTCGTCGCCTTCATAGACTTGCAGGTCGAAGACGGGCTCGAAATGTTCCGCATCCTGCTGCAGGCTCCAGACGATGGCATTCAGGTGGCGCGTCAGCAGGTCGGTGATCCTTGCAGCCTGGGCGTCGCTTGCAAATGCCGGCGTATCTGCTGTCGTCGGGCCCCATATGCGCGGCATCCATACCTCCGGCTTGGGCATGGCCGGGCCGGAAGCGAGCGCGGTGAGGAAGCCATCCAGGCAATCCAGCAGCATGACTTCGTTGGTGGTGGCATCGGACATAAGGAAGCTGTCGAGCTCGTCCATCTCCTCTTCGGAGAGCGCGGGGGTGACTTCTTCTTCCTCGAAGGATTCTTGTTTGGGCATGGTGTTGTTACTTCCCTTGCAAATGATTATTGAGTTCCATAATTGACGACAGTGTCTCAGAGCACTCTACTCCGTCATTCCGGCGCAGGCCGGAATCCAGTTTATCCACAGCTCCGCGCAGCGGGCAAAGCCATATCTGCTATGTTGTCCCACTACGTGGGATTTTGTTAATTGTCTGGATTCCGGCCTGCGCCGGAATGACGAATGCTGAAGATCGGTGCGTGATGAATTATGGAACGATCATTAAATATCTAGCCTTGAGCGAGCTGTAGAGTTCGTCGCGCACATTGGCCGAATCCAGGTCGACCACTTCCAGCACTTCGACCAGATGTTCGTTGTCCTCGCGACCATCCCAGATCTTGATGTAGGTACCGGCCTTGTAGCCGTGGTCCTGGCGGAATACGTTGAGCACGTTCTTGCCGACGTATTGTTTGAACAGATCGTTCCATTCCATGTCGCAGTCGTGCAGCAGCGATTCGAACAGCGCCAGGCTGGTGCGTTTGGCTGCGGCGAGGCCCACGAGCAGGTCGAGCTTGTCCAGCAGGCTGAGCTGGGCGAGCACGTAGCTCTGGTTATCGAACTGCACCGACTTGTGGTGCAGAGCCAGCTCGGCCTGCATCTCTGCCTTAGCCTGGGCGATGTCGCCGAGGTTGCGCTGGATGGATGCGGACAGGATGAAATGCCAGATATCGACCAGCTCCATGCGCAACTGCGCCCAGTCGCATTCCTGCTTCTTCCACCATTTCCAGCCGTGGTGTTCGATCGCTTCGACGCCTTCGACCTGGATGGCGCGATGCCAGTTGTTGTTGGCGGCAACCCAGTCGGGGTTGACCTTGCTGTTCATGCCGTCCTGCAATTCGAGCATGGTGAGGAGCTGGGTGTCGGAGATCGTCATGATTCTGGCTTTGAATAAAACAGCCATTTTACAGTAAGGCCCGCCCCACACTTCCCGCTGAATGCACCACGAGCGCCAGCATCAGTTTTGTCTGGCATTGACCGGAACGCTGCGGCTGCGGATACTGCGATTCATGCGATCCAATTTCCTGTGCACATGACATCCTTCTGGACATGGCTCTCCATCATCGGACTGTCGATGACCCCCAACCTGATACTGGGGCCGTCGGCGGCGATCGGCGTGGGCATCGCAGCGCACTACGACCCGTGGCTGCTGCTGCCGGTGGTGGCGGTGGCGGGCTACGTCGAGGGGTTGGCCGTCGCCTGGATCGCCTGCGAGAGCACGCGCATCGACTTCATCGGCAAGTGGGTCGCGCGGATGCGCACGCCGAGGAGCACTGCATTGGCAGACAGGTGGGGAGTCTGGGGCGGCCTCACGCTCGGCTGCGCCCTGGTCGGGCAGGAGCCGATCCTGGTGGCGCTGCGCTGGCTGGGTGTGGACATGCGCCGGATCTGGCTGCCGCTGGCGATCAGCAACGCGGTGTTTGCGGTGCTCTACTACGCGATCGTGTGGTTCGGCTTCGACCAGGTCGCGAAGTTCTGAATCAGGCCAGTCGGTTCGACATCGCAACCTCTTCGGCGCCATCGTTGCCGCGACTGCAGGCAGTTTACTTGACCAGCTTCGACAGCTTCTTGAACGCGTCGGTCCCGGCGATCTTCAACAGCTGGAACACGACAGACTCGGTACTGGTGGGCACGGCTCCGGCCAGCACCATGGCTTCGATGGCGGTCTGCCAGTTGTCGCGGCTGCGGCTCATCACCGCATCCTTGACGATATGCACATGAAAGCCGTCGGCCAGCAGTTCGATGACGGTCTGCAGCACGCACACATGCGTTTCCATGCCGACGACGATGA from Sideroxyarcus emersonii includes:
- a CDS encoding TusE/DsrC/DsvC family sulfur relay protein produces the protein MLDINHIINEQANGRLDPEGHMYDLEHWSPLLAKQLALDEGIGELTEAHWHVIYALRNLYREQGRAENARIVMQMLAQDFVDEGGRRYLYELFPKGPVSQGSRLAGVPVPQYASDPSFGWAS
- a CDS encoding dUTP diphosphatase; this translates as MTISDTQLLTMLELQDGMNSKVNPDWVAANNNWHRAIQVEGVEAIEHHGWKWWKKQECDWAQLRMELVDIWHFILSASIQRNLGDIAQAKAEMQAELALHHKSVQFDNQSYVLAQLSLLDKLDLLVGLAAAKRTSLALFESLLHDCDMEWNDLFKQYVGKNVLNVFRQDHGYKAGTYIKIWDGREDNEHLVEVLEVVDLDSANVRDELYSSLKARYLMIVP
- a CDS encoding UPF0149 family protein translates to MPKQESFEEEEVTPALSEEEMDELDSFLMSDATTNEVMLLDCLDGFLTALASGPAMPKPEVWMPRIWGPTTADTPAFASDAQAARITDLLTRHLNAIVWSLQQDAEHFEPVFDLQVYEGDEHEYMDGEMWAHGFMTGIDMQRDKWKALFESRHGPVALRPIYLLGAAEITEAEEALVQTPAQREELSRQIPASIGWVYKFWAPQRRAADSARGKTADNETQKISRNAPCPCGSGRKYKKCCGATRVED